Proteins encoded together in one Roseiconus lacunae window:
- a CDS encoding arylsulfatase — MKITTALLMSLSVMSLLLTAAPVSADRRPNIVVLFADDMGFSDIGCYGSEIETPNIDRLAEGGLRFTHFYNTGRCCPSRASILTGLYPHQADIGHMAGDLKVDGYRDRLSFNAVTLAEVLGSAGYRTIMTGKWHLGWRDEGCPTARGFQLFYGTRGYIDSYYTIVPRTEVYLGEQVVLPVTEKPVNHLHPDQEWYTTDVFTDYALHFIDNVREQGDAPFFLYLAYNAPHFPLHAKPEDIQKYRGKYRDGWEQFRKSRHQKLIELGVLQSDTELSALDVPAWQTLTDKQRDDMDFKMALFAAIVDRLDQNVGRVIDHLEAIGELNNTLLVFLSDNGGTKETGLFGIKGKRNTVDNYSEWAKVGGWTSSYGQGWANLSNTPFRRYKRENHEGGISAPFIAHWPNMIDDRGGLRHQPSHLIDLMPTFVEIGQAEYPTTFNGHEIQPMQGRSLMPVFDLANPKESRTLYWEHEGNRAIREGDWKLVGSRNEPWELYNISQDRTESENLVESLPKKANALKSKWDAWAEKVNVLTPEAFEQQRQSVRQGGK, encoded by the coding sequence ATGAAGATTACCACCGCTTTGTTGATGTCACTGTCGGTGATGTCACTGCTGCTGACGGCAGCGCCCGTTTCCGCCGATCGGCGACCGAACATTGTCGTCCTGTTCGCCGACGACATGGGATTTTCAGACATCGGTTGCTACGGCAGCGAAATCGAAACACCGAATATTGATCGGCTCGCCGAAGGCGGTTTGCGATTCACTCATTTCTACAACACCGGGCGTTGCTGTCCGTCGCGAGCTTCGATTCTGACGGGCTTGTACCCGCATCAAGCCGACATCGGCCACATGGCCGGCGACTTGAAAGTTGACGGTTATCGCGATCGACTTAGCTTCAATGCCGTCACCTTGGCAGAAGTTCTTGGGTCTGCCGGTTACCGAACGATCATGACGGGCAAGTGGCACCTTGGCTGGCGAGATGAAGGCTGTCCCACGGCACGTGGCTTTCAACTCTTTTATGGAACACGCGGCTACATCGACAGCTACTACACCATCGTGCCACGTACAGAAGTCTACCTTGGCGAACAGGTCGTCCTTCCCGTTACGGAGAAACCGGTCAACCATCTACATCCCGATCAAGAGTGGTATACGACGGATGTTTTCACCGATTACGCGTTGCATTTCATCGACAATGTCCGCGAACAAGGTGACGCCCCGTTCTTTCTCTACTTGGCCTACAACGCACCGCACTTCCCCTTACATGCGAAGCCGGAAGACATCCAAAAGTATCGCGGCAAGTACCGTGATGGGTGGGAACAATTCCGAAAGTCACGCCATCAGAAACTGATCGAACTAGGTGTCTTGCAATCTGACACCGAGCTTTCGGCGTTAGATGTTCCGGCTTGGCAAACATTGACCGACAAGCAGCGCGATGACATGGACTTTAAGATGGCTCTGTTTGCTGCGATCGTTGATCGTTTGGATCAAAACGTCGGGCGTGTGATCGATCACCTTGAAGCGATCGGTGAACTCAATAACACACTGCTGGTGTTCCTTTCCGACAACGGAGGCACCAAAGAAACGGGCCTGTTTGGAATCAAAGGAAAACGCAACACGGTCGACAACTACTCCGAATGGGCCAAGGTCGGTGGCTGGACCAGCAGCTACGGTCAAGGCTGGGCAAACTTAAGTAACACGCCGTTTCGGCGCTACAAACGTGAAAACCACGAAGGCGGCATCAGCGCCCCTTTCATCGCCCATTGGCCCAACATGATTGACGACCGCGGTGGACTACGTCATCAACCATCCCACTTGATCGATTTGATGCCGACGTTTGTCGAAATTGGCCAGGCCGAATATCCGACGACCTTCAATGGACACGAAATTCAGCCCATGCAAGGGCGTAGCCTCATGCCGGTCTTCGATCTGGCAAACCCCAAAGAATCACGAACGTTGTACTGGGAACACGAAGGCAATCGAGCGATCCGTGAGGGTGATTGGAAGTTAGTCGGCAGCCGCAACGAACCCTGGGAGCTTTACAATATTTCGCAAGATCGAACCGAAAGTGAAAACCTGGTCGAGTCACTCCCAAAGAAAGCGAACGCCCTGAAATCGAAGTGGGATGCTTGGGCGGAGAAAGTCAATGTGCTGACCCCGGAAGCATTCGAACAGCAACGACAATCTGTCCGACAAGGCGGCAAGTAA